One window of the Haloarcula sp. DT43 genome contains the following:
- a CDS encoding inorganic phosphate transporter, with amino-acid sequence MVSTLVVVGLLVAAFVGFNIGGSSTGVAFGPAVGSRLVRKATAATLFTLFAFLGAWTVGRNVIVTMSDGIVPAVQFSPIATVGVLFFSGLALLLSNLYGVPASTSMTAVGAIVGLGLATDSLNEALMFTIVSAWIVAPLLGFVTGAIVGRYLYPQLEAHMSFTRFERHLVQLDRSGRVPRLRLNTNAAPRDLVGSFLVIAIACYMGFSAGASNAANAVAPLVGNGSITIEQGIVLAVATIGLGGFTIARRTLATVSDGITDLPILAALVVSSIGATIITVLSYLGIPASLAVSTTCCIIGLGWGRASRAATLAEIATRRTERELAAGLTTGALAASTGSDDRPTSPTIGELASSTAGERTGRRDRDRPVPPIGEEHIDELSAESLFDPAATRRIVILWILAPSLSVIGSYLLFSLLL; translated from the coding sequence ATGGTATCTACACTCGTTGTCGTGGGATTGCTCGTGGCTGCCTTCGTCGGATTCAACATCGGCGGGTCGTCGACCGGTGTCGCGTTCGGACCTGCTGTCGGGAGTCGCCTCGTCAGAAAGGCCACTGCCGCAACCCTGTTCACGCTCTTCGCGTTTCTGGGTGCGTGGACGGTCGGTCGGAACGTCATCGTCACCATGAGCGACGGCATCGTTCCGGCGGTGCAGTTCTCGCCAATAGCGACCGTCGGTGTTCTGTTCTTCAGCGGTCTGGCACTCTTGCTCTCGAATCTCTACGGGGTTCCCGCCTCGACGTCGATGACTGCCGTGGGTGCAATCGTCGGGCTCGGTCTGGCAACGGACTCGCTCAACGAGGCGTTGATGTTCACGATCGTCTCCGCGTGGATCGTTGCGCCACTCCTCGGATTCGTGACTGGTGCCATCGTCGGCCGATATCTGTACCCCCAGTTAGAGGCCCATATGTCGTTCACGCGCTTCGAGCGGCACCTCGTCCAGCTCGATCGCTCGGGGAGGGTTCCGCGCCTCCGCCTCAATACGAACGCAGCCCCCCGTGACCTCGTCGGCTCGTTTCTGGTCATTGCAATCGCGTGTTACATGGGGTTCAGTGCAGGGGCGTCGAACGCCGCGAATGCGGTCGCGCCGCTCGTCGGCAACGGGTCGATCACCATCGAGCAAGGCATCGTGCTCGCCGTCGCTACTATCGGCCTCGGTGGGTTCACGATCGCCCGGCGGACGCTCGCGACGGTCAGTGATGGGATCACCGACCTGCCCATCCTGGCCGCACTCGTCGTCTCGAGCATCGGGGCGACCATCATCACGGTCCTCTCGTATCTCGGTATTCCGGCGAGTCTCGCGGTGAGCACGACCTGCTGTATCATCGGACTCGGCTGGGGACGAGCGAGTCGCGCCGCCACGCTCGCGGAGATCGCCACCCGACGTACCGAGCGTGAGTTGGCTGCGGGCCTCACCACGGGTGCCCTCGCGGCGTCTACGGGGTCGGATGACAGACCGACGAGCCCGACCATCGGCGAGCTGGCGAGCAGTACGGCTGGCGAGCGGACGGGGCGACGGGACAGAGACAGACCGGTTCCCCCGATCGGGGAGGAACACATCGACGAGCTCAGCGCAGAGAGCTTGTTCGACCCGGCCGCCACACGCCGAATCGTCATCCTCTGGATTTTGGCACCCTCGCTCTCTGTCATCGGCTCCTATCTCCTCTTCAGTTTGCTACTGTAG
- a CDS encoding DUF1328 domain-containing protein, whose product MVTSYGVLDSAVSIQAVPLQFGGGFIELAVLFLILAIVAAVLGARGVAGISMDIAKWLVIIFVVLAIVTFIL is encoded by the coding sequence ATGGTAACCTCATACGGAGTTCTGGATAGCGCGGTCTCGATCCAGGCGGTGCCGTTGCAGTTCGGGGGTGGTTTCATTGAGCTTGCAGTCCTCTTTTTGATTCTCGCGATCGTCGCAGCGGTGCTCGGTGCCCGAGGTGTCGCTGGGATCAGTATGGATATCGCCAAATGGCTGGTCATCATCTTCGTCGTTCTTGCCATTGTCACGTTCATCCTGTAG
- a CDS encoding amphi-Trp domain-containing protein, protein MSRDDYEAELSAGREEIASILSGVAEGIRTGAVRLGESPDAVTVDTPDELTLEIELETEEDAMSLELELEWTVSSEASPVSSLDVTPEGEDEEVALLGATDGAQSLARFEVYRARDEEWRWRLRHRNGNIIASSGEGYTHKHNALKGLRSVIANSADAAITEEIW, encoded by the coding sequence GTGTCCCGAGACGACTACGAAGCGGAACTGTCTGCCGGTCGAGAGGAGATCGCATCCATACTAAGCGGTGTGGCGGAGGGAATCCGCACAGGTGCCGTTCGGTTAGGCGAGAGCCCGGATGCCGTGACTGTCGATACACCAGACGAACTCACGCTGGAAATCGAACTCGAAACCGAAGAGGACGCGATGAGTCTGGAACTGGAGCTGGAGTGGACCGTATCGAGTGAAGCGTCTCCTGTTTCGTCCCTCGACGTTACTCCAGAGGGAGAGGACGAGGAGGTTGCGCTTTTGGGAGCCACTGATGGAGCACAATCACTGGCTCGATTCGAAGTCTACCGGGCTCGAGATGAGGAATGGCGCTGGCGACTCCGTCATCGAAACGGGAATATCATTGCGAGCAGTGGCGAGGGGTACACTCACAAACACAATGCCCTGAAAGGCCTCCGGAGTGTGATAGCGAATTCGGCAGACGCAGCAATAACTGAAGAGATATGGTAG
- a CDS encoding cation:proton antiporter, translating into MVVESDLLLPFLAGLTLVLAVAHTLGIVADRLGFAPVVGELLTGLVLGPSVLGVVAPAVTAIVVPVPDRLAAIASLGLILLLVLAGTEVDVQTVSRYARPTIALATGASVVPFLLGFALGWALPPRFLVTPGQRLPFALFLATALSISAVPVAVRVLIDLDAMDRTVGQLTLTVAVVIDAAGWVALTIVSDIAREGQIEPFAVGRTLVVLGVFVGGAVVLGPRIVDTLFDVTTYVRSPVLTGFSIVIVVGLAMAGGSLAVGLEAVLGAFLAGVLVRHRLDAETERVFQMVALGLFAPIFFATAGLRVDLSGLFTLDTLLVAGVTLAVAVLGKALGVVLGARFTDLSRAETVCLAIGLNARGAMELVVAALGLAIGILTPTIYAVIVLVAIVTSVMTPPLLRRALVNLPDDVPSGTV; encoded by the coding sequence ATGGTTGTTGAGTCGGATTTGCTACTTCCGTTTCTTGCCGGGCTAACACTCGTTTTGGCCGTTGCACATACGCTTGGAATCGTCGCTGATCGACTCGGGTTTGCACCGGTCGTCGGTGAACTCCTCACCGGGTTGGTGCTTGGCCCCTCGGTTCTCGGGGTCGTTGCTCCTGCGGTCACGGCTATCGTCGTCCCTGTCCCCGATCGACTGGCAGCCATCGCGTCGCTCGGGCTCATTCTCCTCCTCGTACTGGCCGGAACGGAAGTTGACGTTCAGACGGTGAGTCGCTATGCCCGACCGACGATAGCGCTCGCTACCGGAGCCTCCGTCGTGCCGTTCCTTCTGGGGTTCGCGTTGGGATGGGCGCTCCCCCCGAGGTTTCTCGTCACCCCCGGGCAGCGACTGCCGTTCGCACTGTTCTTGGCGACGGCGCTGAGCATCTCGGCGGTCCCCGTCGCCGTCCGTGTGCTGATCGACCTCGACGCGATGGACCGAACAGTGGGCCAACTCACCCTCACCGTCGCTGTCGTTATCGATGCAGCTGGGTGGGTTGCGCTCACGATAGTTTCTGACATCGCTCGTGAGGGACAGATAGAGCCGTTTGCGGTCGGCCGAACACTCGTCGTCCTCGGTGTATTCGTCGGAGGTGCCGTTGTTCTCGGGCCGCGAATCGTCGATACGCTCTTCGATGTCACCACATACGTTCGATCGCCGGTGTTGACCGGATTTTCGATCGTCATCGTCGTCGGGCTTGCGATGGCCGGGGGGTCGCTCGCAGTTGGATTGGAAGCCGTTCTCGGCGCGTTCCTCGCAGGCGTTCTCGTGAGACATCGACTCGACGCGGAGACCGAACGAGTATTTCAGATGGTGGCGCTCGGACTGTTCGCACCCATCTTCTTTGCGACGGCAGGGTTACGGGTTGACCTGAGCGGACTGTTCACGCTGGATACGCTTCTGGTCGCAGGCGTCACACTCGCCGTTGCAGTGCTGGGAAAGGCACTTGGCGTGGTACTCGGAGCGAGATTTACTGACCTCTCCCGAGCAGAAACCGTCTGCCTTGCCATCGGACTCAACGCTCGCGGCGCAATGGAACTCGTCGTGGCAGCCCTGGGCTTGGCAATCGGAATCCTCACGCCCACCATCTATGCCGTCATCGTGCTCGTCGCCATCGTCACGTCCGTCATGACGCCGCCACTGCTCCGGCGTGCGCTCGTGAACCTTCCAGACGACGTACCCTCTGGGACGGTGTGA
- a CDS encoding sodium:calcium antiporter produces MFQTVDVFSIPLLNLGLLLGAFALLLGGAEIFTNSVEWFGYHLGVSESATGSILAAVGTALPETMIPVIAIVSVLLGRGDQAAADAIGVGAILGAPFMLATIAMTLVGASVLYFGSRRDAGPIFEADVPALRRDLSFFLVGYTVAVVAAFVPTRGFRIGIALGLVALYALYVKQTLAAGQLIVGEELDRLHLRGLLTEGQRPFPAFGSAIVPIDEPPLWMVVTQTVCALLVIIAGAHLFVTEVEFFSTEVLDVPAALIALLLAPLATELPEKFNSVIWIGEGKDTLAIGNITGAMVFQGTLPATLGILFTSWDLGVSWGTIGFLNTLSAVLALIGGGAVLLRTQFTATNRMRPAPFLLAGLLYVVFIAVVVYHVVVLGVAAGH; encoded by the coding sequence ATGTTCCAAACGGTAGACGTTTTCTCGATTCCGCTGCTGAACCTCGGGCTCCTCCTTGGCGCGTTTGCATTACTCCTCGGTGGCGCGGAGATCTTCACGAATTCGGTCGAGTGGTTCGGATATCACCTCGGTGTGAGCGAGAGCGCGACCGGAAGCATCCTGGCCGCAGTCGGGACGGCGTTACCCGAGACGATGATCCCCGTGATTGCCATCGTTTCGGTCCTCCTCGGTCGGGGGGACCAGGCCGCTGCCGACGCGATCGGTGTGGGGGCTATCCTCGGTGCGCCGTTTATGCTTGCGACTATTGCGATGACCTTAGTCGGCGCGAGCGTGCTCTATTTCGGCAGCCGTCGCGACGCCGGCCCGATTTTCGAGGCCGACGTGCCGGCCCTCCGACGTGACCTCTCGTTTTTCCTCGTCGGATACACGGTCGCGGTGGTGGCCGCGTTCGTTCCAACCCGCGGGTTCCGTATCGGTATTGCCCTCGGGCTCGTCGCCCTGTATGCCCTGTACGTCAAGCAAACACTCGCAGCCGGCCAGCTGATCGTCGGGGAAGAACTCGATCGGCTGCACCTCAGGGGATTGCTAACCGAGGGCCAGCGACCGTTCCCGGCGTTCGGATCGGCCATCGTCCCCATCGACGAACCTCCCCTGTGGATGGTGGTCACGCAGACCGTCTGTGCGCTGCTCGTGATCATCGCTGGTGCCCATCTGTTCGTGACCGAGGTCGAGTTCTTCTCGACGGAGGTGCTGGACGTTCCCGCAGCGCTGATTGCCCTCCTGTTAGCACCGCTGGCCACCGAACTCCCCGAGAAATTCAATTCCGTCATCTGGATCGGTGAGGGGAAGGATACCCTCGCGATCGGAAATATCACGGGCGCGATGGTGTTCCAGGGGACGCTTCCTGCCACGCTCGGTATCCTGTTTACCTCTTGGGACCTCGGTGTCTCGTGGGGGACGATTGGATTCCTGAACACGCTGTCAGCGGTTCTCGCGCTCATCGGTGGTGGGGCGGTCCTACTGCGAACGCAGTTCACAGCCACGAATCGAATGCGTCCAGCCCCGTTCCTCCTCGCCGGGCTTCTCTACGTCGTGTTCATCGCCGTCGTCGTCTACCACGTCGTGGTCCTCGGCGTCGCCGCCGGTCACTGA
- a CDS encoding HpcH/HpaI aldolase family protein has translation MSNEKRASQPANDLAATLNDGGIALGVLDNTYSPTLVEFYGELGVDFVWVDLEHGGPDPWDARQLEDLLRAAERTGVEVLLRLPDTNPTLVRKALDLGVRNVFLPRVETADEVRDAVRSARFRYDDGPGDRGLASPRASRWGLADDYIATEDRETLVGVTIETEASIENLDDILAVPDLGFVFIGPFDLSVSLGHPGEIDHPMVQEAVETVRSKAIDAGVPAAGLGFGMDDVNEKATNGYQMLNLGSTTGALKQAVTSWFDAYEQDDS, from the coding sequence ATGAGTAACGAAAAGAGAGCTTCACAGCCAGCCAACGACCTCGCCGCGACCCTGAACGACGGCGGTATCGCTCTCGGTGTCCTCGACAATACGTACAGCCCGACGCTCGTGGAGTTCTACGGTGAACTCGGCGTCGATTTCGTCTGGGTGGATCTCGAACACGGTGGACCGGACCCGTGGGATGCACGTCAGTTGGAAGACCTGCTCCGCGCAGCCGAACGGACTGGGGTGGAAGTACTTCTCCGCCTTCCCGATACGAATCCAACGCTCGTCCGGAAAGCGCTGGACCTCGGTGTGAGAAACGTGTTCCTCCCCCGCGTGGAAACCGCCGACGAAGTCCGCGATGCGGTTCGATCCGCACGGTTCCGTTACGACGATGGTCCCGGTGATCGAGGACTGGCCTCGCCACGGGCGTCTCGTTGGGGTCTCGCTGACGATTACATTGCGACCGAAGACAGAGAAACCCTCGTCGGTGTGACCATCGAGACCGAGGCGTCCATCGAGAACCTGGACGACATCCTGGCCGTCCCGGACCTGGGATTCGTCTTCATCGGCCCGTTCGACCTCTCAGTGTCGCTCGGTCACCCCGGTGAGATCGATCATCCGATGGTGCAGGAAGCCGTCGAGACGGTTCGATCGAAAGCTATCGATGCGGGTGTCCCCGCTGCGGGTCTCGGGTTCGGAATGGACGATGTCAACGAAAAAGCGACGAACGGCTACCAGATGCTGAACCTCGGGAGCACGACCGGGGCACTCAAGCAGGCCGTCACTAGCTGGTTCGATGCCTACGAACAGGACGACAGTTGA
- a CDS encoding DUF5789 family protein produces the protein MKIRTVLAFLEDELSFPIDQHSVIEQLGATEIEAPDTQETETISTIIGHVGQERYTTADELFTTIIGNVSDEYIGRKYYDDRGTNPSPAAVGPTDEADVSF, from the coding sequence ATGAAGATACGTACCGTACTCGCATTCCTCGAAGACGAACTCAGCTTTCCGATCGATCAACACTCGGTCATCGAGCAACTCGGAGCGACCGAAATCGAGGCCCCGGACACCCAGGAGACCGAAACGATCTCGACGATCATCGGTCACGTCGGTCAAGAGAGGTACACCACGGCCGACGAGCTGTTCACGACCATCATCGGGAACGTGAGCGATGAGTATATTGGCCGTAAATACTACGACGATCGTGGTACGAACCCCTCCCCGGCAGCGGTGGGGCCCACGGACGAAGCCGACGTGTCGTTCTGA